Proteins found in one Candidatus Amarolinea dominans genomic segment:
- a CDS encoding alpha/beta fold hydrolase: MPTIQLGEQTIYYRRSQSGAAPHAAPLVLVHGAGGTSMHWPGELRRLPETSVYALDLPGHGQSPGAGCTTIAEYAQVVVDWADALELPRFVLAGHSMGGAIAQTVALHHPQRLAGLILVGTGARLAVSPAILDGLSRDYAATARLIAEWAYKRQADPATLDAYAAAMLKTPVNVTHGDFVACSAFDVTHALSQIALPTLVIVGLEDRLTPPKLSRFLAQQMPAARLLEVPEAGHMVMLEQSAVVAAAVQEFVGMR, encoded by the coding sequence ATGCCAACGATTCAGCTGGGTGAGCAGACGATCTACTATCGGCGCAGTCAGTCGGGGGCTGCGCCGCACGCCGCGCCGCTGGTGTTGGTTCACGGCGCGGGCGGCACGTCCATGCACTGGCCGGGTGAGCTGCGGCGCCTGCCTGAAACATCGGTTTATGCCCTGGACTTGCCCGGCCACGGTCAATCGCCTGGCGCGGGCTGCACCACGATTGCGGAATATGCGCAGGTTGTGGTGGATTGGGCCGATGCGCTGGAGCTGCCGCGGTTCGTCCTGGCCGGTCATTCGATGGGCGGTGCGATTGCCCAAACCGTGGCGCTGCACCACCCGCAGCGCCTGGCCGGGCTGATCCTGGTGGGCACCGGCGCGCGGCTGGCGGTCTCCCCGGCCATTCTGGATGGCCTGAGCCGTGACTATGCGGCCACGGCGCGCCTGATTGCCGAATGGGCCTACAAACGCCAGGCAGACCCCGCGACGCTGGACGCATATGCCGCGGCGATGCTGAAGACACCTGTGAACGTGACGCACGGTGATTTTGTGGCGTGCAGCGCGTTCGATGTGACCCACGCGCTGAGCCAGATTGCTCTGCCCACCCTGGTCATCGTGGGCCTGGAGGACCGGCTGACGCCGCCCAAGCTCAGCCGCTTCCTGGCGCAGCAGATGCCCGCGGCGCGGCTGCTGGAAGTGCCGGAGGCCGGGCACATGGTGATGCTCGAACAGAGCGCGGTCGTGGCCGCGGCGGTGCAGGAGTTTGTGGGGATGAGGTAG
- the trxB gene encoding thioredoxin-disulfide reductase, translating into MSQNETNGSNGHGVIEPAAERAIENVIIIGSGPSGLTAGLYTARANLNPLLITGNEIGGQVAITYEVENYPGFPESLSGPDLVEKMQKQAEKFGCRIEYDYVDRVDFEQFPFTVHTANELEHKAKAIIISTGASSRKLDVPGEKELTGRGVSYCATCDGFFFRGREVVVVGGGDSAAEEALFLTRFASKVTLIHRRNSLRASQILQKRIFEHEKINVIWDTVITSINDDNGSGGVTSVSLQNIKTSATSTLPTGGVFIFVGHLPNSSLFEGKVAMDEESYLLTDKLMRTNIAGVFAAGEIQDKRFKQVATSVGQGCAAAMEVEKYLADLEDRAYPGHAAAPAIIAVTA; encoded by the coding sequence ATGAGTCAAAATGAAACCAACGGCAGCAACGGTCACGGGGTGATCGAGCCGGCTGCAGAACGAGCGATTGAGAATGTCATCATCATCGGCAGCGGGCCTTCGGGCCTGACGGCCGGCCTGTATACGGCGCGTGCCAACCTGAATCCGCTCCTGATCACCGGCAATGAAATTGGCGGGCAGGTCGCGATTACCTATGAGGTCGAGAATTACCCTGGTTTTCCGGAAAGCCTGAGCGGCCCGGACCTGGTGGAGAAGATGCAGAAGCAGGCCGAGAAGTTCGGCTGTCGCATCGAGTATGATTATGTGGACCGGGTTGATTTCGAGCAGTTCCCCTTCACCGTGCATACGGCCAACGAGCTGGAGCACAAGGCGAAGGCGATCATCATCAGCACGGGCGCGTCGTCGCGCAAGCTGGATGTGCCGGGCGAGAAGGAGTTGACCGGCCGCGGCGTGAGCTATTGCGCAACCTGCGATGGCTTCTTCTTCCGTGGTCGTGAGGTGGTGGTGGTCGGCGGCGGCGATAGCGCGGCCGAGGAAGCGCTCTTCCTGACCCGCTTTGCCAGTAAAGTAACCCTGATCCATCGCCGCAACAGCCTGCGCGCCAGTCAGATCTTGCAGAAGCGCATCTTCGAGCACGAGAAGATCAACGTCATCTGGGACACGGTCATCACGTCCATCAACGATGACAACGGCAGCGGCGGAGTGACGTCGGTCAGCCTGCAGAACATCAAGACCAGCGCCACGTCCACCTTGCCGACCGGTGGTGTCTTCATTTTTGTCGGTCACCTGCCCAACTCGTCCTTGTTCGAGGGCAAGGTCGCCATGGATGAGGAAAGCTATCTGCTCACCGACAAGCTGATGCGCACCAATATCGCCGGCGTCTTTGCCGCCGGTGAAATTCAGGACAAGCGCTTCAAGCAGGTTGCGACGTCGGTGGGCCAGGGCTGCGCGGCCGCGATGGAAGTTGAGAAATACCTGGCCGACCTGGAAGACCGCGCCTATCCCGGTCACGCGGCGGCGCCGGCGATCATCGCGGTCACGGCATAG
- a CDS encoding 16S rRNA (uracil(1498)-N(3))-methyltransferase gives MHRFFVTPTAIHGEAVTLPAETAHHLREVLRLGPGAEIMVLDGSGREYRVSITHQSRSGVEGRILSQAPALGEPRTQITLYQATLKGEKFEWLLQKGTEIGISRFVPLLTQRCVTHDRASLSKKESRWRRIIQEAAEQARRGRLPALAAPLDLVDACQEAARQADLILFLWESAPGHGLKPALQAWRSSAAASGRISLFVGPEGGFSEGEAALAAASGACLIGLGPRILRAETVGLAAGAAILYEMGDM, from the coding sequence ATGCACCGCTTTTTTGTCACACCCACGGCCATTCACGGGGAGGCGGTCACGCTCCCAGCAGAGACCGCGCATCACCTGCGCGAGGTGCTGCGATTGGGGCCGGGCGCTGAAATCATGGTTTTGGATGGCAGCGGACGTGAATACCGGGTGAGCATTACCCATCAGAGCCGCAGTGGCGTAGAAGGGCGCATCCTCAGTCAGGCGCCGGCGTTGGGCGAACCGCGTACGCAGATCACCCTCTATCAAGCAACGTTGAAGGGCGAGAAGTTCGAATGGCTGCTGCAGAAGGGCACCGAAATCGGTATCAGCCGTTTCGTGCCGCTGTTGACGCAACGCTGTGTGACGCACGACCGGGCCAGCCTCAGTAAGAAGGAAAGCCGCTGGCGCCGCATTATCCAGGAGGCGGCTGAGCAGGCGCGGCGCGGCCGGTTGCCCGCGTTGGCCGCGCCGCTTGACCTGGTTGACGCCTGCCAGGAGGCAGCGCGCCAGGCTGACCTGATCCTGTTTCTGTGGGAATCTGCGCCAGGGCACGGCCTGAAGCCTGCGCTGCAGGCGTGGCGGTCATCGGCCGCAGCGAGCGGGCGCATTAGCCTCTTCGTCGGGCCGGAGGGTGGCTTCAGCGAGGGTGAAGCGGCCCTGGCGGCGGCGTCTGGCGCCTGCCTGATCGGCCTCGGCCCGCGCATCTTGCGTGCAGAAACGGTCGGGCTGGCCGCGGGTGCGGCGATCCTGTATGAAATGGGCGACATGTAA